The following coding sequences lie in one Psychrobacter arenosus genomic window:
- the ccmC gene encoding heme ABC transporter permease CcmC, with protein sequence MPNSRPVSTPSLWQRIWQVFLVTVGTKQFFSIFSPWVKWLSILAAICLTIGSIWGLAFAPPDYLQGNSYRIIFIHVPAAGLALSIYFAMAVLGVIFLVWRIKTANLVAQALAPMGFLLCIISLLTGSIWAKPTWGTYWVWDARLTSMLILAFLYAGVMALFAAFEHTSNRGKAAAILSIVGAVNLPIIKYSVNWWNTLHQGATFTVTSAPKMSVDMWLPLLLMMIGSYALVGALAIYRTNTLILRRDQAKAWVNEYVRRNKAS encoded by the coding sequence ATGCCCAATTCCAGACCCGTCTCAACTCCTAGCCTATGGCAGCGTATTTGGCAGGTGTTTTTGGTGACCGTTGGCACCAAGCAATTTTTCTCGATATTTTCCCCTTGGGTGAAATGGTTGAGTATCTTGGCCGCCATTTGTCTGACGATTGGCAGTATTTGGGGCTTAGCTTTTGCGCCGCCAGACTATTTACAAGGCAACAGCTATCGGATCATTTTTATCCATGTGCCTGCGGCAGGTCTGGCGCTGTCTATCTATTTTGCTATGGCGGTTTTGGGCGTTATCTTTTTGGTTTGGCGAATTAAGACGGCCAACCTAGTAGCTCAAGCCTTAGCGCCTATGGGTTTCTTGCTGTGTATTATTAGCTTGCTGACTGGCTCTATTTGGGCAAAACCTACTTGGGGCACCTATTGGGTCTGGGACGCTAGACTGACCTCGATGCTGATTTTGGCCTTCCTATATGCGGGCGTGATGGCCTTGTTTGCGGCTTTTGAGCACACCTCAAATCGTGGTAAAGCCGCGGCTATTTTATCTATCGTTGGCGCGGTGAACTTACCTATTATCAAATACTCAGTTAATTGGTGGAATACATTGCACCAAGGCGCAACCTTTACCGTGACTTCAGCTCCGAAAATGTCGGTAGATATGTGGTTGCCGTTATTATTAATGATGATTGGCAGCTATGCTTTAGTAGGCGCCTTAGCTATTTATCGCACCAATACTCTGATATTACGCCGTGACCAAGCTAAAGCTTGGGTCAATGAATATGTGCGTCGTAATAAGGCCAGCTAG
- the ccmD gene encoding heme exporter protein CcmD, which yields MQPYFYSFSEFLAMGKHGVFVWSCWAITVGMLLAFIWYSRQQRKTLLKQLAVQQARQAQRPAKAKTKKPASVTAAASRSEG from the coding sequence ATGCAGCCATATTTTTATAGCTTTTCTGAATTTTTGGCCATGGGCAAGCACGGTGTTTTTGTCTGGTCATGCTGGGCGATTACGGTAGGGATGCTACTGGCCTTTATTTGGTACAGTCGCCAGCAGCGTAAGACCTTACTTAAGCAATTGGCGGTCCAACAAGCGCGCCAAGCTCAGCGTCCGGCAAAAGCTAAGACTAAAAAGCCAGCATCGGTGACCGCCGCGGCTTCTAGGTCAGAAGGGTAA
- the ccmE gene encoding cytochrome c maturation protein CcmE, which yields MNAVRRKKLTWVLATLAGAVVAVVLVIYAIGQQTDYYFDPTAIEQGEAPQDKRIRAGGMVVAGSIHRDPNDPTHVNFEVTDFNATVPVSYEGILPDLFAENSGVVATGKMQGKTFVASEVLAKHDENYMPPEVAKSLKQDQQTRGVAPSSEQYTPATPMHESKTLVQ from the coding sequence ATGAATGCAGTTCGCCGTAAAAAGCTCACTTGGGTCCTTGCTACTTTAGCAGGGGCTGTAGTAGCCGTGGTGTTGGTTATCTATGCGATTGGTCAACAGACCGATTACTACTTTGACCCAACCGCCATCGAGCAAGGTGAAGCCCCCCAAGACAAACGTATCCGTGCCGGTGGGATGGTCGTCGCTGGCAGTATTCATCGCGATCCTAATGACCCAACGCATGTCAATTTTGAAGTAACGGACTTTAATGCCACCGTGCCCGTAAGCTATGAAGGAATTTTGCCCGACTTATTCGCCGAAAACTCAGGGGTCGTTGCCACGGGTAAGATGCAAGGTAAAACCTTTGTCGCCAGCGAAGTATTGGCCAAGCATGATGAAAACTATATGCCGCCGGAAGTTGCCAAATCGCTGAAGCAAGACCAACAAACGCGCGGTGTAGCCCCAAGCTCAGAGCAGTATACGCCAGCGACACCGATGCATGAGTCTAAAACTTTGGTGCAGTAG
- a CDS encoding aldo/keto reductase: MNLHKTYNIRTAGAANIPVLGLGTWQSTGQDCVDIVSKALQMGYEHIDTAQAYSNEKEVGKGIQQSGVNREKFFLTTKIFPDDMKFTPENLQAAAERSLENLGVDYVDLLLLHWPDERVPLAETMPALCALQKQGLTRHIGVSNFNIDYLLEAKAHADVPIVVNQVEFHPFIKQSTLQTFMNNHHILLEAYSPLARGEVFDNDIIKAIADKHNITPAQVSLAWILSDNKRIAIPKTANPEHLQGNLDAAQVRLDSDDIAQINTLASSGGRMIEHPDYTPNWDD; encoded by the coding sequence ATGAATTTGCATAAAACTTATAACATTCGTACGGCAGGCGCTGCCAATATTCCTGTATTAGGGTTAGGCACTTGGCAATCCACCGGACAAGACTGCGTTGATATCGTCAGTAAAGCCTTACAAATGGGCTATGAGCATATCGATACCGCTCAAGCTTATAGCAATGAAAAAGAAGTGGGAAAAGGGATTCAGCAGTCTGGGGTCAATCGCGAGAAGTTCTTTTTAACCACGAAAATATTTCCTGATGATATGAAATTTACGCCGGAGAATTTGCAAGCGGCAGCCGAGCGGTCGCTAGAGAATTTAGGGGTAGATTACGTTGACTTATTGCTACTGCATTGGCCAGATGAGCGCGTCCCTTTAGCTGAAACTATGCCCGCCTTATGTGCTTTACAGAAACAAGGGCTGACTCGCCATATCGGGGTTTCGAACTTTAATATTGATTACTTACTTGAGGCCAAAGCGCATGCGGATGTGCCTATCGTCGTCAACCAAGTGGAGTTCCACCCTTTTATCAAGCAAAGTACTTTGCAGACCTTTATGAACAACCATCATATTCTGCTAGAAGCGTATTCACCACTTGCTCGCGGTGAAGTATTTGATAACGATATTATCAAAGCGATTGCTGATAAACACAATATTACCCCAGCACAGGTGTCACTAGCTTGGATTCTGTCTGATAACAAGCGTATCGCCATACCAAAAACGGCTAATCCAGAGCATTTACAAGGTAATTTAGACGCAGCACAAGTGCGTTTAGATAGTGACGATATTGCCCAAATTAATACTTTAGCCAGCAGTGGTGGCCGTATGATTGAGCACCCTGACTATACGCCCAACTGGGACGATTAG
- a CDS encoding MetQ/NlpA family ABC transporter substrate-binding protein, producing MKLSTVGRQVATAFAAVGVSGFVLVGCNNSSAPEATTQEPTTTETTETTTATTDATKTGDRDPNKDKIVIGTTEGDFADMVRNQVKQSLESQGYEVELVTFTDYVRPNQALADGDLDINIFQHKPYLDTFKTENKLDLVEVFQVPTAPLGIYSGKKTKLEEAYKGMSVSAPNDPSNFARALVMMADLGWITLKEGIDPLTASKADIDDNSKFDIKIVELEAAQLPRARDEVDFAVINGNYATDAGIKLTDALFQEPSFAYVNWSAIKTADKDQPWVKDVTNAYNSDAFKAYAHETFPGYKYPKIWGEQPAVK from the coding sequence ATGAAACTTTCAACTGTTGGCCGTCAAGTCGCCACTGCTTTTGCTGCTGTCGGTGTATCTGGCTTTGTTTTAGTCGGTTGTAACAATTCTTCAGCTCCTGAAGCAACTACACAAGAGCCTACTACCACTGAAACGACCGAAACCACTACAGCAACGACTGACGCTACTAAAACTGGCGACCGTGATCCTAATAAAGACAAAATCGTCATCGGAACTACCGAAGGTGATTTTGCTGATATGGTCCGTAACCAAGTCAAGCAATCGCTTGAGTCACAAGGTTACGAAGTTGAGCTAGTGACTTTCACGGATTATGTGCGTCCAAACCAAGCTTTGGCCGATGGCGATTTAGACATTAACATCTTCCAACATAAGCCTTACCTAGACACTTTCAAAACTGAAAATAAGCTAGACCTTGTTGAAGTTTTCCAAGTCCCTACGGCCCCACTAGGCATCTACTCTGGCAAAAAAACCAAATTAGAAGAAGCTTATAAAGGCATGAGCGTTTCTGCGCCAAACGACCCAAGCAACTTTGCTCGTGCCCTAGTGATGATGGCCGACCTAGGTTGGATCACGCTAAAAGAAGGCATTGATCCATTAACCGCTTCTAAAGCTGACATCGATGACAACAGCAAATTTGATATCAAAATCGTTGAATTAGAAGCTGCTCAGTTACCACGTGCGCGTGATGAAGTCGACTTTGCCGTGATCAATGGTAACTACGCGACTGACGCTGGTATCAAACTGACTGACGCTTTATTCCAAGAGCCTAGCTTTGCTTATGTCAACTGGTCAGCGATTAAGACTGCTGATAAAGACCAACCATGGGTGAAAGACGTGACCAACGCTTATAACTCTGATGCGTTCAAAGCGTATGCTCATGAAACTTTCCCAGGCTACAAATACCCTAAAATTTGGGGTGAGCAGCCTGCTGTTAAATAA
- a CDS encoding methionine ABC transporter permease, with amino-acid sequence MIISAALSESIAKLLTMKKEIWQALLDTFIMLGISTTVAILIGGLFGIFLFLSSDRQFLQNKTVYAILGGITNFVRAFPFVILMIAMSPFTKAIVGTGIGPIAASLVLAIAGSFYFARLVEQNLREVPRGIIEATESMGAPPFTIIKVLLNEARSGIVSSVTILSISLLSFSAAAGMIGGGGLGDLAIRYGYYRYQTEVMVFIVILLSFMVILIQAGGNLLAQRLDKR; translated from the coding sequence ATGATTATCAGCGCCGCACTCTCTGAGTCAATAGCCAAACTGCTCACTATGAAAAAAGAAATCTGGCAAGCTTTGTTAGATACTTTTATTATGCTCGGCATCTCTACCACGGTCGCTATTTTGATTGGTGGACTCTTTGGTATTTTTCTATTTCTATCTAGCGACCGCCAGTTTTTGCAGAATAAAACGGTTTATGCCATCCTAGGCGGCATTACCAACTTTGTGCGTGCCTTCCCTTTCGTCATCTTAATGATTGCGATGAGCCCGTTTACCAAAGCCATTGTCGGTACCGGTATTGGTCCTATCGCCGCCTCTTTAGTATTGGCCATCGCTGGGTCGTTTTATTTCGCCCGTTTGGTCGAGCAAAATTTACGCGAAGTACCACGCGGGATTATCGAGGCGACCGAATCTATGGGGGCCCCACCATTTACCATTATCAAAGTCTTATTGAATGAAGCACGCTCAGGGATCGTCTCTTCGGTGACCATCTTAAGCATCAGTTTGCTATCGTTTTCAGCGGCTGCCGGTATGATTGGTGGCGGTGGTTTGGGGGATTTGGCCATTCGTTATGGGTACTATCGCTATCAAACCGAAGTCATGGTATTTATTGTTATCTTACTCTCTTTCATGGTTATTCTGATTCAGGCGGGCGGTAATTTATTAGCCCAACGTTTGGACAAACGTTAA
- a CDS encoding methionine ABC transporter ATP-binding protein, producing the protein MSDMIVLNDVSKRFMSDRSIKDNAGKPHWFTAVQPTSLNIRKGEIFGLMGYSGAGKSTLLRLINLLERPDSGQVIIDNEDLTRLSASDLRVARHNIGMIFQQFNLMSNRTVYDNVAFNLKVSGYPAKDIHARVMACLEIVDLSDRSQHYPAQLSGGQKQRVGIARAIAPSPKVLLADEPTSALDPATTRSLLACLRDINEQLGVTIVIVTHEMSVIRRLCNRVALLHQGELLEVADIRDGAIQATTLIGQGLILED; encoded by the coding sequence ATGAGTGATATGATCGTTCTAAATGATGTGAGCAAGCGCTTTATGAGCGATCGCTCCATCAAAGACAATGCCGGCAAACCGCATTGGTTTACGGCTGTGCAACCGACTTCATTAAACATCAGAAAAGGCGAAATTTTTGGTTTAATGGGCTATTCGGGGGCGGGTAAATCCACGCTCTTACGTCTGATCAATCTGCTTGAGCGTCCTGACAGTGGCCAAGTAATCATCGACAACGAAGATTTAACTCGATTATCAGCGAGTGATTTACGGGTGGCACGCCATAATATCGGTATGATTTTCCAGCAGTTTAATTTAATGTCGAACCGCACGGTTTATGACAATGTCGCTTTTAACTTAAAAGTCTCAGGCTATCCGGCAAAAGACATTCATGCGCGCGTCATGGCTTGTTTAGAGATTGTCGATCTTAGCGACCGCTCGCAGCACTATCCTGCGCAATTGTCCGGTGGCCAAAAGCAGCGCGTCGGTATTGCCCGCGCTATTGCCCCCAGCCCCAAAGTACTGTTAGCCGATGAGCCCACCAGCGCGCTTGACCCGGCGACCACCCGCAGTTTGTTAGCGTGTCTGCGCGATATCAATGAGCAATTGGGGGTGACCATCGTCATCGTGACCCACGAGATGAGCGTAATCCGCCGTTTATGCAACCGCGTTGCGCTCCTCCATCAGGGCGAACTATTAGAGGTGGCTGACATCCGTGATGGCGCAATTCAAGCGACAACCCTTATCGGCCAAGGCTTGATTCTAGAGGACTAA
- a CDS encoding ATP-binding protein gives MHQRGFRSVFVKLFASVMLALTLFAIAMVLLTQLVHDKDATIRSQVLATQILGQVDPFLVDLNKAALNNNRLQARFMLAVVKKSFDIFDESLKAKMGLYDHEGRLLMQTESSDLPTILPKKPSMASRVFPFLSDAPSQQVQVYSSTGYTLLFESRIPPKKAPFSAALNLFTGTILLLLIMAGVLWWIARSMTWRIDQLSQQMVQLGDGDFSARVNVKGNDEIASLAKGFNQAAQKIEHLVNANNLLLAHASHELRTPITRIRLQIEMMDMLASELKTESKTKFDKRAAAINRDLTGLNDLVESILLVSRLDAGHALQQVERLDLYDLVYQEHQHYPEAFLMGEHIVIEGQSQLLTHLIRNLLNNAMLHGVPPVTIMLYGVENYEDAGTIPEHLVQAVLAQDLELDPITDDESADPITVTPANTDLRANTNTETNPNLSTAASQFADEAGLGTHNSTVNSDAANSKADSNTLPDNKPATANTASTNTTNTNGGVNGKENDPNAPVHDHSYADIISSFSAVTAKTTGKQTGEDSDLATEAELQTKTGNDLVPVAEAKTRRENLFSKHLRKGKEETPIAKPNFAVLAVIDEGSGIPADKREDIFSPFVRLQQNKKGSGLGLSLVSQIVTAHQGRISTDTVNGHTRFLVVLPIETSNHTLVQEAS, from the coding sequence ATGCATCAACGCGGCTTTCGCTCAGTATTCGTCAAATTATTTGCCAGTGTCATGTTGGCATTGACGCTGTTTGCTATAGCGATGGTACTGCTCACCCAATTGGTCCATGACAAAGACGCCACTATCCGCTCGCAGGTTCTCGCCACCCAAATTCTAGGTCAAGTAGATCCTTTTCTGGTAGATCTTAATAAGGCGGCGTTGAATAATAACCGCTTACAAGCCCGGTTTATGTTGGCGGTAGTAAAAAAGAGCTTCGATATTTTCGATGAATCTTTAAAAGCTAAGATGGGCCTATACGATCACGAAGGTCGCTTGCTCATGCAGACCGAAAGCAGTGATTTGCCTACTATTTTACCCAAAAAGCCTTCTATGGCGAGTCGAGTGTTTCCTTTTTTATCAGACGCTCCTTCACAGCAAGTGCAAGTCTATAGCAGCACCGGCTACACGTTGCTGTTTGAATCCCGTATTCCTCCTAAAAAAGCCCCTTTTTCAGCGGCACTAAATTTATTCACCGGTACTATTTTATTGCTGCTCATTATGGCTGGCGTATTATGGTGGATTGCGCGCTCAATGACTTGGCGTATCGATCAATTGAGCCAACAGATGGTGCAGTTGGGAGATGGTGACTTTAGTGCGCGCGTCAACGTAAAAGGCAATGATGAAATCGCTTCGCTAGCTAAGGGGTTTAACCAAGCTGCACAGAAAATCGAACATCTGGTCAATGCCAATAACTTATTGCTAGCGCACGCTTCTCACGAACTGCGCACCCCTATCACCCGTATCCGTTTGCAAATCGAAATGATGGACATGCTCGCCTCTGAGCTTAAGACGGAAAGTAAGACCAAATTTGATAAACGCGCGGCGGCTATTAATCGCGACTTGACGGGTCTGAATGATTTGGTCGAAAGTATCTTATTGGTCAGTCGTTTAGATGCTGGCCATGCCTTGCAGCAAGTGGAACGCTTAGACTTATATGATTTGGTTTATCAGGAGCACCAACATTATCCTGAAGCCTTTTTGATGGGCGAGCACATAGTGATTGAAGGCCAGTCGCAACTGCTAACCCACCTCATTCGTAATTTATTAAACAACGCTATGCTGCATGGGGTGCCCCCGGTCACTATCATGCTATACGGGGTGGAAAACTATGAAGATGCTGGCACCATACCTGAGCATTTGGTACAAGCCGTCCTAGCTCAAGACTTAGAATTAGATCCTATAACAGATGATGAAAGTGCGGATCCTATTACTGTCACGCCTGCTAATACTGATTTAAGGGCGAATACCAATACGGAGACAAACCCTAATTTGAGCACTGCTGCGAGTCAGTTTGCAGACGAAGCGGGCCTCGGCACTCACAACTCTACTGTTAATAGCGATGCTGCTAATAGCAAGGCCGATAGCAATACACTACCAGACAATAAGCCCGCGACAGCAAATACTGCTAGTACTAACACCACTAATACTAATGGTGGGGTTAATGGTAAAGAGAATGACCCTAATGCGCCGGTGCATGACCACAGCTATGCCGATATTATCAGCTCATTTTCTGCAGTTACCGCTAAAACTACAGGGAAACAAACAGGAGAGGATAGCGACCTTGCAACTGAGGCTGAGCTTCAAACGAAAACTGGCAATGATTTAGTACCTGTAGCTGAAGCAAAAACCCGTAGAGAAAACCTATTTAGCAAACACCTACGCAAGGGTAAAGAAGAAACGCCTATTGCCAAACCGAACTTCGCTGTTTTAGCCGTTATTGATGAAGGCAGCGGCATACCCGCAGACAAGCGCGAAGACATCTTCAGTCCTTTCGTGCGCTTGCAACAAAATAAGAAAGGCTCAGGGCTAGGCTTATCGCTGGTCTCACAAATTGTCACTGCTCATCAAGGGCGCATCTCTACAGATACGGTCAATGGTCATACGCGCTTTTTAGTGGTGCTGCCTATCGAGACTTCAAATCACACTTTGGTACAAGAGGCCTCTTAA
- a CDS encoding response regulator transcription factor translates to MSKQILLIEDDPDLAELISEYLSMNYYEVHHAGLGQDGLNLLDTKERDIDLVVLDLMLPDMDGMQVCQKIRGGKNNQTNKVPIIMLTAKGDTTDRVLGLEMGADDYIAKPFEPRELLARIRAVLRRHEQPNQADSHSDSLTFGRLSVFPDSHEVTIDDQAVRLTTHQFQLLHYFATHAGKVLNREQLWQAMPNDDSSDNIDRAIDVHISRLRALIEDNPRQPKRIITVRGVGYQFATDQV, encoded by the coding sequence ATGAGTAAGCAAATTTTATTAATTGAAGATGATCCCGACCTAGCTGAATTAATCAGCGAATATTTATCGATGAACTATTATGAAGTGCACCATGCGGGATTAGGCCAAGACGGCTTAAACCTGTTAGATACTAAAGAGCGTGATATTGACTTGGTAGTACTGGATTTAATGCTACCCGATATGGATGGCATGCAGGTTTGTCAAAAAATTCGCGGTGGTAAGAACAATCAAACCAATAAAGTGCCTATCATCATGCTGACCGCTAAAGGCGATACTACCGATCGCGTGTTAGGTTTAGAGATGGGCGCCGATGACTATATTGCCAAGCCTTTTGAACCCCGTGAGTTATTAGCGCGTATTCGTGCCGTACTGCGTCGCCATGAGCAGCCTAATCAAGCAGACAGCCATTCAGACAGTTTGACTTTTGGTCGTCTAAGCGTTTTCCCAGACAGCCATGAAGTGACCATTGATGACCAAGCGGTACGCTTGACCACGCATCAATTTCAATTGCTGCATTATTTTGCGACCCATGCTGGCAAAGTCTTAAATCGTGAGCAGCTCTGGCAAGCCATGCCCAACGATGACAGCTCAGACAATATCGATCGCGCTATCGATGTGCATATCTCTAGATTACGTGCACTCATCGAAGACAACCCACGTCAGCCAAAACGTATCATCACCGTCCGCGGTGTGGGCTATCAGTTTGCGACCGATCAAGTTTAG
- a CDS encoding efflux RND transporter periplasmic adaptor subunit translates to MTDRPCHTILPTLPTLANTDSKLARSSGPQQSAYLYRDRGEQITFKTSLWARLAIGAAISISLSACQPAAEQATDDATVTATQEGEVAITADTVTLTKDHILNIKSKRYQPSLGLKGTMFAINAITVESPTAAIVQEILVNENQAITAQTPLLTVKVVAAEDASTATDSQPAAQASAEATPSTDNEVTTNSANAANVTKNAAEAPENHATTESSNNKGQTEAVTTNKVTPPSTKTYAIGQVIAFKAPFAGRIDQVPVKVGQRVSSKQVLLEMSNPNDLQFIATLPITARPQLSVGQNVTFSVTGLKGNFTGQISHLLPANNPEHLSVHVHIIQHDELHNQLKPGMMVLGQVDYGQIEVGTIVPESGIHNADLSSLLTPPYRALTPIKATVWIIGQDQRLSRQQITVIEYDPETQQYLVAGINNDSLICLAPLPADAEGKKVVVS, encoded by the coding sequence ATGACCGATCGACCTTGTCACACCATCTTGCCAACGTTGCCAACTTTAGCTAATACTGACTCAAAGCTTGCGCGGTCATCTGGCCCACAACAGAGTGCGTACCTATATAGAGATAGAGGTGAACAAATAACATTTAAAACCTCTTTGTGGGCTCGGCTCGCTATAGGCGCAGCTATTAGTATTAGTTTATCGGCATGCCAGCCTGCTGCCGAACAAGCCACTGATGACGCTACTGTCACTGCGACACAAGAGGGCGAAGTGGCTATTACTGCTGATACCGTCACGCTAACTAAAGATCATATCCTCAATATTAAATCAAAACGCTATCAGCCAAGCTTAGGGTTAAAAGGCACAATGTTTGCTATCAATGCCATAACGGTAGAAAGTCCTACGGCTGCTATTGTGCAAGAGATTTTAGTTAATGAGAACCAAGCCATTACTGCGCAGACCCCACTATTAACGGTAAAAGTGGTGGCTGCTGAAGATGCTTCCACGGCCACTGACTCTCAACCTGCTGCTCAAGCCTCAGCAGAGGCTACCCCATCAACAGACAATGAAGTTACAACCAACTCAGCCAATGCGGCTAACGTTACAAAAAATGCTGCAGAAGCCCCAGAAAATCATGCTACTACGGAGTCCTCTAATAATAAGGGGCAAACTGAAGCGGTTACTACAAATAAAGTGACGCCACCGTCCACAAAAACTTATGCAATAGGCCAAGTTATCGCTTTTAAGGCGCCTTTTGCGGGGAGAATCGATCAAGTCCCGGTGAAAGTAGGTCAACGCGTCTCTAGCAAACAGGTGCTGCTCGAAATGAGCAATCCTAATGATTTACAATTTATAGCGACCTTACCTATCACGGCTAGACCACAACTGTCTGTAGGGCAAAATGTGACTTTTTCAGTCACCGGGTTAAAGGGTAATTTTACGGGTCAAATCAGTCACCTGTTACCAGCGAATAACCCTGAGCATCTGTCCGTCCATGTCCATATCATTCAACACGATGAGCTACACAACCAACTCAAACCCGGCATGATGGTGCTTGGCCAGGTGGACTACGGACAAATAGAAGTTGGCACTATTGTGCCTGAGTCTGGTATTCATAACGCTGATTTGAGCTCACTATTGACTCCGCCCTACCGTGCCCTTACCCCAATTAAAGCAACGGTTTGGATTATAGGTCAGGATCAGCGCTTAAGCCGCCAACAGATTACAGTGATTGAATATGACCCTGAGACTCAGCAGTACCTAGTAGCGGGGATTAATAATGACAGCTTGATATGTTTGGCTCCCCTTCCCGCTGATGCTGAAGGTAAAAAAGTGGTGGTCTCTTAG
- the pilG gene encoding twitching motility response regulator PilG, which yields MENNFEGLKVMVIDDSKTIRRTAETLLQKAGCEVVTAVDGFDALAKIVDNNPDIIFVDIMMPRLDGYQTCALIKNNPEYSGTPVIMLSSKDGLFDKARGRIVGSDEYLTKPFSKDELFNAINQYR from the coding sequence ATGGAAAATAATTTTGAAGGTTTAAAGGTCATGGTCATCGATGACTCTAAAACCATTCGCCGCACTGCAGAAACCCTGTTACAAAAAGCAGGTTGTGAAGTTGTTACTGCGGTAGACGGTTTTGATGCCTTGGCTAAGATTGTAGATAACAACCCCGATATTATTTTCGTTGACATTATGATGCCGCGTTTAGATGGGTATCAGACTTGTGCTTTGATTAAAAATAACCCTGAATACTCTGGTACGCCTGTCATTATGCTGTCCTCTAAAGACGGTTTGTTTGATAAAGCGCGTGGTCGTATCGTTGGTTCTGATGAATATTTGACCAAACCTTTTAGTAAAGATGAGTTGTTTAACGCTATCAATCAATACCGATAA
- a CDS encoding response regulator, translating into MTTVLVVDDSPSEMARFRDILAKNNFTVIEASNGEEGCAKAIEHLPDVILMDIVMPEVNGFQATRRITRGKTTSHIPVIMVSTKNQETDRLWGKRQGAREYLTKPIQEQELMRVIRSVME; encoded by the coding sequence ATGACTACCGTTTTAGTTGTCGATGATTCGCCATCTGAGATGGCTAGGTTCCGAGATATCCTAGCAAAAAACAACTTTACCGTTATAGAAGCCAGTAACGGGGAAGAAGGCTGTGCCAAAGCTATTGAGCACCTGCCCGATGTCATCTTAATGGATATCGTTATGCCAGAAGTGAATGGCTTTCAGGCAACCCGCCGCATCACCCGTGGTAAGACGACCTCGCATATACCTGTGATAATGGTCAGCACTAAAAATCAAGAAACAGATCGCTTATGGGGCAAACGTCAGGGCGCTAGAGAGTACTTGACCAAGCCTATCCAAGAACAAGAGCTCATGCGGGTTATCCGTTCAGTAATGGAGTAA
- a CDS encoding chemotaxis protein CheW, whose product MASKGFIEILRLADLAKARQSGRYDAQKKQWVGVVFEVSGQRLIAPMGEVSEVLSMPDLTTIPLTKPWLLGVANVRGRLLPLTDLTSFLSLSRAPVRPSQRKVLVIDQPGFFSGLVIDAVLGIQQFTSAQYRAESLPSDSPLAAYNHGKFVKDDEEWFVFMPSLLAQDQRYIEAAI is encoded by the coding sequence GTGGCTTCTAAAGGGTTTATTGAAATACTTCGCTTAGCGGACCTCGCTAAGGCACGGCAAAGTGGTCGCTATGATGCCCAAAAGAAACAATGGGTAGGCGTGGTATTTGAAGTGTCAGGACAGCGCTTAATAGCCCCGATGGGCGAAGTTTCTGAAGTCCTCAGTATGCCTGATTTAACCACCATACCTCTAACCAAGCCTTGGTTGTTAGGCGTTGCCAACGTTCGTGGTCGTTTGCTGCCTCTAACGGATTTGACGTCTTTCTTATCGCTATCTAGAGCTCCTGTACGTCCTAGTCAGAGAAAGGTTTTAGTGATAGATCAACCTGGCTTCTTTTCAGGATTAGTCATTGATGCTGTGTTAGGTATTCAACAGTTTACCAGCGCTCAATATCGTGCCGAATCGCTACCTAGTGACTCGCCTTTAGCGGCCTATAATCACGGTAAGTTTGTCAAAGATGATGAAGAATGGTTTGTCTTTATGCCCAGTTTGCTGGCGCAAGATCAACGTTATATAGAAGCAGCTATTTAA